In the genome of Candoia aspera isolate rCanAsp1 chromosome 4, rCanAsp1.hap2, whole genome shotgun sequence, the window AGAACTTCGTTCTTGCTGATCTCTCCGTTGCGGTCTACATCAAAGAGCGAGAAAGCCCACTCCAGTTTGAGGTTGGTCTTGCCAGATGAGGTCAGATGCAGAGCGATGATGTACTCCCGGAAATCAAGCGTCCCATCATCATTGGTGTCAAAACTTCGAAAGACATGCCGAGCATATACCTTGGGGTCCGAGTTGGGGAAGAAATTGGCATAGATCTTTTCAAACTCAGACCGACTGATGCGCCCGTCAGGGCATTGTTTCTGGAAGCTTTCATACCATTTGCACAGCTCATCCTCTGAGTACTTTGTGTTCAGTTTCAGGTCTTCAAGGATCTCCTTGGAGAGCATCCCGCTCTTCTTATTCCCCATTGTTTGGTTGGACGCTCACCTCCCCACCAGTGCTCCTAGAGCTAGCCAGTGCTGTCTTGCTTCAACTGAGTTAGTGGAAGGGCAGATGACCAGAACACCTTCTTATATAGACTGCTTGGGATGGGCCTTAGAACCTGTCCTTGCCTCCCCTGATGGTCATGAATGCACAAACCCAGATATCACACATACAAAGGGAGATACTATTTTGGTTGCGCTGATCACCGTTGCTCCAAGCCCTTTAGCACAAAGGAAATCGGCTTTAGGCATCACTGGTCTTTCTGCCTCCTGTCCCCTCATCCCCCTAGCCTTTAAGAGCCCAGCTCTATTTAGACCGTTTCAATCCTGATGTGTACATGGATGctggaaagaacaaaaatatgaaTGGGGAAAGATGGGCAGATAGATGGACAGGCAGTCTCAGTCATTGATGTGTTGGCTACTAAAAGCTAGTGAACTATATTTCAAGTAGTAATTTAGGATTTAATTCTAAattcagggagggaggaaggaaggaaggaaggaatacacCAAGTTAAATTGTCTATTTCCATTCTGTTTGACCCctatggaagaaatattaacaatcaaGTGTCTTAATTAAGAAATATTTCACTTTCTACATTTTCGAATTAGGTAATAGTTTTTCATCCAGATAAATTGGTATTGTTTTCATCAAAGTAATGCTATATAATTACAGTAACTGCCCAAAGGCAGAGGTGTATTTTGGTAGACATGATTGCAGTTACTGTATAGACGGCTACTCGAGGAACAAAAGAGAGCTTTATTGGTTTTATGATGAACGTGTTCCATGTGTAATGTAACTACGTACATTGTATGATGTAACACCTGTATTCCGACGATCTTGGGGGATGTGGTTAGTGCTGCCCCTGCCCCATCTAAAACTTGATTTTCCCCCAAGCCATTGAGACTGTCCCAAGTAATACTATTATTCTTCACTGGGAACAAGGTCTTAGCCACAGAGACCTCTTGGTAAAATCGTACCTGTGACATAGTCTTACATAGCACTCCAATAACAGGTAtggatatttcttttcctttgcgaAGTTGGTTTCCTAGACTGTGGTTTAGATAGCTgtgtctattattatttttaattgctctGTTTAGTTGTTGGATGATGGCTTTAGAATTTTAGCCTGTTGGTCTTCATAACTGTCATTTCAAAGCCTTTTCTGAAAATGGGTGCTACAAGTCAAGAGCGtccatggtggtggtgggggaatcaAAAAAGTTTAAATGGTGACCATGACAacgtgatcaaagccccacctctttttacatgcattgcatcaTGCATTTGAAAgtaccatattgactttttgatACCCCCTGTGTGTCAAAAAACCTCTTggagattgttttctttttttccttttaaactgaAGGCAGCCTACAACTGCCATCAGTTAATTTATAGAAATTTATAGAGTGTGGCTGCATTGACAGAAGCTTGTTGGAGGAAGCTATCACAGCTAGTATAGTTTATTGGCTGAGATTTGGTTGGCTTTAACATTaatcatttagagcagtgtttctcaaccttggcaagtttaagatgtgtggacttcaactcccagaattctggaagtccacacatcttaagcttgccaaggttgagaaacactgatttagaaggaCTTTGGGCCTCATGATTTATGGAGTCAGCCAAGCTATCACTACAGTAATATAAAGCCAGCCTGCATTAGTGTTACATCATTCTAACAATGGCTGAAAAggtggctgcggaattctgggagttgacgtccatgcatcttaaacttgccaaggttgagaaacactgatctagggcatAGCTTTATTCTATTCTACGCAAGCCGAACATTTGGGGGGACTGAACTGTTTGTTATACAAGATGTCAACCCCTCCACTGGATAAAAATGGCTCTATATACAATAGCTTAGGAGTTGGATCttgagtggctttgggccagtcattctttcagcctcacctaccttacagggttgctgtggggaaaagtagGAAGAAGGAGTGCCATGTCTGCCACCTTGAGTCCCTGAATAAAAGACATGGTATAAATGTAACAAAATCATAAACAGGAGTGAGTAGTTTCAAGTGGTGGAGTACGTGAACATAAACAGGAGGCAAATGTAGCAAAAAGGATGACTGATAGATTGGGTTGAGTTTTGGGCTAGGGTCGAAGAGATTGGGGTTCCAATCCCCCCTCCACGACAAACCTCTTTAGCAGACTGTGAGCTAGCCCTTGTTGCTCAGCCTAGTCTGCCTCACAGATTCGATGTGAAGAGAAAAAATGTAGGGAGAAGGTCTGCTTTgatagggagggaggggaggtataaatggaataaaaccCCGTTAGGACTGAATCTCATTAGAATGCAGGTGGTAAGTCTGAGAGGCTTACAGGTTTTCATGCCGGGATCCAGGATGTTCCTCCTCGTTCCTGACACTCCTTTCTCATATGCCTCTTCTGAAAAACTGCCAGCAGCAGCTCTTGCCTCGCTGTTCCTTCTGTCGTGAAATCACAACCCACATTTCTCTGGCTCTTTAATCTGGCTAAGGGAAGTCAAGGGATTCACTCCCAAACTTCCCACCTCAATTTCTCAGTTAAGACATTCTTTTTCATGCTGATGCACAGGCTCTGATCGTGAGGTAGtatggtgtagtgggtaaggagTTGGAAGAGGCTCTGGGAGGCCTGGGTCCAAGTCCCTCTCAGCCACAGATGCTCATTTggatgacttggggccagtcgctctcttaGCAAACCTGtcccacaggattgttgttgtgagaaAACTCTGTGGAGAGAAGGCTAGATGTATGCTACCTTCAAACTTTctggaagaaaagtgggatatatgttttacaaataaataaaactcaacaTACTCAAGAGGTTAATTGCTCTGGTCCATTGCTAATTTGGCTGTCCCTTGCTAGCCTTGGCCATATGTTCAATCCTCTTTGCCCTTCCAGATCTGTCAGTAAAGCAGTATTAATGTCAAATGAAATCCATCAGGATTcagttgagtgtgtgtgtgtgcttgtgtgtacatgtatatgcCGTAGAGACAAACTTCCTTTGCATTCTGGAAGGAGAGGAAAAGACGGGCAGAAAAGGTTTCCAGTCCCTGTCTGCTTcccccatttttttattttcaatctaGTGGTGGTGGACTCATCCAGCTAGATGGCCAGTGAATTCAGTGAGCGCTGTAGTTTAGCACATCTTCAAGAAACTAAGTTGGTTATGAGTACAGCAAGGAAGTAGGCAGTGTCCTAGTAAATCTCTGCCTTGCATTACAGCAGGTGAGGAATTCTCCCACAGTGCAGGAAAAACATCTGGGGACCCATTTGAAGCTCCTTGACCTTCTTCTGGCTGATTAGCACAGAGACAACCCAGGATCCAGGCTTTAGAACTGGAGTCTCCAATTTGTGGAAACCCACTCCATTCTTAGCTCTGTGCTAAGGAATTTCtacatttatttgcttgcttattaattaattaattaattaattaattaaagctgtcactgcccatctcctcccaccagagggactctgggcggtttacaacaacagcagtcaattaaaacagtaaatataaaatacaaatacaatatataaaaatataaataccattaataaatagatataaaaataagaataagagtaaaatccaagtggcagatctaattcagtctATGCGTGTGAGGAGCtctctaagataccagccatccccatgcagagctactcccttctctgccccaagccagatggcagagccaagtcttcaggctccgctggaaggctaggagtgatggggctgaCCTCACCTCCACGGGCAGCTTATTctacagggcgggagctactgcagagaaggcccacttcctggaccccgccaaacggaattctcttgtagacagggtccacagcacgccctctctgcctgaccaggtgggatgggttgatgtgatggggaagaggtggtccctcaggtaacctggccccatgccatgtagggctttaaaggtgataaccaacaccttgaattggacccagaaccagactggtacccagtgcagcttgcacagtagAGGTGTCATGTGTGCTGATcgaggggcaccaaaaataacctgtgcggctgcgttctggaccagccgtagcttccggatactcttcaagggtagccccaagtagagagcattgcagtagtttatgtggaagataacaagggcatgagtgactgaagggcttcccgatccaggaaagggcgtaactggtgcacaacacgaagttgagcaaaggccctcctggccacgactgccacctgctctttgagcaggagccgtgagttgACAGTTCTTGGCATTTTTGTGTCCTTGACTAGTGGCTGGCTCAACCACCTCCTTGCCTAAAGCTTCACAAAATGCTCTTCCAGCATGGTCATAGATCCAAGGCTAGATCTGTAAACGTCTTAGATGATTCAACTTCATTTCttcatcttataaaaattagGATGTAATTTATCCTGCTGGTTGTGGGAACAGGTAACAAAATCAAGCAGATGAAGTCCCAGTCTTAAGATCAGATCTCTGGAATTTCTAGATCTGATTTGGGATGTAGAAATTTGTTTTGTACCTGATCAGCCAATATTGACTGGGTTTACACATTGCACAGAACTTAGTTTGGTTTTGATTGCATGTTGTACAAACTCGGAAAACTGTGGTTTAATCAATAAACCTTGACTTAGTAAGATGTCTGAATCAGATCACTGTTGGCACTCCAGCCATATTGAGAGAGGTCTTCCACGTAAATTGTTTCCTGCTCCTTTTAATTGGAAATGCCAGGAATTGAAGATGGAAATTCTCCCACTGCTCCCAGCTTATTTTACCACCACAGATCTACTGTGCCACAGACATTTAGCTGGGCCATTCAGGATTATGGGCACATTGTAGATCGGATTCAAGTTTAATCATCCTTTAAATATCAATGGTACTAAAGTTAGTCATGATTTTTATTGGGATCAAGTAGAGTTGCTCTTGTTTGTCCAAGTAAGCACAACTGATATTTAAGCGAAATCCCTGAAAGTATGTAAAAATCATAGAattatggagttggaagggacaaAGATAATCTAGTCCAAATCCACCCCATTTAAACCATCCTTGTGAAGTGGCTGTCCAGACTCTTTTAGTAACCctccagagaggcagagcccacaaTTTCCATAGGTCAAAACTGTTCCTTTGCTGTACAGATATTACCATCAGAAAGttttttccttgtatttaaacaaaatctaggtagctgtgACTTCTACTCatgatttctttttctagtttCTGTCTTTCTAACACCCGCCTCACCTAGCTCAGGCCAGGCCGaaccaaaatgaaaaatgatacaatttttaattttaaaatgaaattgaaacaatactgctattattattaagAACTATGATTCTTTTCCTATGTAACATTTCTACTCTTTTCGCTCATTCCTCCCTCCACTGAGAGGTTTAAATCTGGATCCAGTCCCTGTATTCTAAAGGCGCTGGTTTTCATGCTGTGCTCTGAAGAATTCATGGAAGCTTATCAGGGACTCCTTCAGAAGAATgtcaatttatatttatatattacaggTTATTGAATGGGTTCTGCCAATTTATTTACAGCCCTCTCTGGCTGGTTGGGTGTGTACCTGCAGTGCACAATGTGCTCCATTCCTCACTCCATGTACTGTATTGTGTCCAAGTTTCTCTGATGGCCACTAAGTTACAGGAACTCCTTAATTGCCACCTTATCATTCCATCATCCGTATCCCAGTGTGATTGACACAGAAATCAGGGTGGGGGAGCCAGGAACAAAATTTAAGATCTGCAGCAGCAGTTAGGCTGGCAGGAGAGGAGACGAGACCAACCAAGTTTTGTCTAGGCACTGACTTGAGTGGAATTCAAAGAAGACAGAAAGCAAGATTGTGGCCCGGCGCTGAAGTTCTGGAAAGAATGGGGAGGAAATAATTTCTCTGCAAGGAAGATAGACTCTCAGCTGAGGTAAGCAAGCAATAGGTGGGCAAGAATATACTCAAGAGCCATACCAGGATTTGCACAGCACCGCAAAGGCCACCCTCCAAATTGGGCTGGGGTAGTATCCAAGGGGGAGGGTTGAGGGATAAAATGAAGCTTATGGTACCTATTTTGCCCTTTAACTCTTTCTGTCAACCCCACAAAAGGTATGAGGGTAGGGTGAAATGTCTGACCTTATCCTGGAGGGCTTTGTGGAATGCTGGTGTAATCATGCATTTGGTACTTCTCTGCAGcgatgggggaaaaaatctctgaAAGCGATGGGGGAAAAATTTGTTTAGGTTGCTTTTCCAGTGCAAAACTGATCCGGCTTAGCATTTTCAAACCCAAATACGGCCATTGTTTGAAATGGCCAAGTCTCCAAATTTTGAGATGCAATTtgccaacaattttttaaaaatgcatattaagGAAAAGCCTGTACAAAACACATAGCATCATGAAAATAATGTATACAATTGCAGTAAATTAGGGGaaacatttgcaaaaaaataTGTACATTAGGCATAATTGCCAGTGAAATGTGGTTGTTCAGATGTTGGACCAGACGGGATCATTGCAAGTCGAAATTCCCACGTAACTATGAagctttgggccagttactctctttcAGAGCAACCTATTTCATAGTATGATTGTTGTGGTGACAAAATGAGGGGGAGAGGGGACACCTTGAGTTCTCAGAGGAAAGGCAGAACATGAATACAATAgatacagagagccagtctggtatagtggttaaggcaccaggctagaaactgggagacggtgagttctagtcctgccttaggcacgaagccagctaggtgatcttgggccagtcactctctcaaccctaggaaggaggcaatggcaaaccacttctgaaaaaccttgtcaagaaaactgcagggacttgtccaggcagtcatcaggagtcaaaaacagACTCCAAGGCaccaacagataaataaataatagaggcaccctttattttattttactgttttttaatctCAAGATCAACCAACCAGCTTGATATATTTGCAACACTGTGAAACACTGCAACGGACAGATCCTCTAACACTAAGTAGATAATCCCACTAGATCCTCTtggaatttttgtttgtttgtttctgttataCTACAGTCAGGGTTATTGTGATCAATTGTTAAACTGGGCTCATAGTTCTGATGCCAGAATGGAAGGACTGTGTTTACTTTCTATgctacaaacattttttttttttggtggtgacACTGGAAATTAGAATTTTCTTTCTGGAGAAGTCAGTCGAGTTTCCTTTTTCCCTTGGCATTCAGTGGATGCTCTAGGCTGCATGCTTTTACACAATATGTGGAAGCAAATCTCACTGAATGAGTACAGCTTATTTTTGAATACAGCTACCTGGGGCACCATTTTTAAAGGTTTCTGCAGCGGTGCTTTGTGGTTTTGATagttgcttttattatttatatttatgcagaaaGTATTTAGGCATTGCTCATAATTGTTTCAAACGTAACAATTGTACAGTAAAAATGCAAATACACAGTGATTCTTCCCTACCCCCCAAAAAGGCACTCcgagaatacatttttaaaaaaacttaaactGGATTAC includes:
- the RCVRN gene encoding recoverin produces the protein MGNKKSGMLSKEILEDLKLNTKYSEDELCKWYESFQKQCPDGRISRSEFEKIYANFFPNSDPKVYARHVFRSFDTNDDGTLDFREYIIALHLTSSGKTNLKLEWAFSLFDVDRNGEISKNEVLEIIAAIFKMIPPEEQKILPEDENTPQKRADKLWAYFNKGDTDKIAEKEFIDGVMKNEAIMNLIQYSPKEK